AGCTCACACATCATCTGGAGGATGAGCTTGGCGTCTGTCCATGTCAACTCCAACAGGTACAGCAGGTCATGAGAGTCActgatacacaaacacacacatgtttttTTAGGAGACACACACTTTTTGGGGAATTATGTTGAGGaattgcaaaaaacaaacaaataattcTAACTTGTAGAGATTCCTGATGTTTTCCTGAGGGACTGTGACTCTCTCCATCTTCAGCACTTGTGCAGCCAGTTCAGTCAGATGGTAACTTTTACAGCGAATCAGCTCTTTGGCTGAGATCTCCACGTCGCACACCAGACGGCCGCAGGTTGCACTCTTCTCTGCGAAGGCACTACGACCCTGCCACCgcaaacaacaacatttagTGACGTGCAATGTGGTGCAGAAACCAACATAAATATTGCTAAGGATTTCTACTCTTCTTACCCCTAGTTTGGGCATATTGGCCCTCCTGAGGCGTCCCATCTTAGACCAGTGGGGAACCTTGCACACATTGATCCTCTGCAGAATCACTTCCAGGTCAAAACCAAAGATATCATGACCCTACAGGAGAAGAGAAAAATCTGCATACTTACTTTTACCCAAATGAAACACTGCACCTTCATCTGGGCAAATGATTTGTCTGTAATCTATTCAGGAAAATTGCATCTTCTACTCACCACCAGCACATCAGGGTCAATTTTGTGCAGCTTAGCCAGGAAGAAGCCGAGCAGAGTCCGCTCTGTAGCCGCTATCTCCACTTTGCCATTCTGACGGGGGAGTAAGAGTCACATCATCAATGTTTTTGTCACACATAATAAAGAGAACAtatacagggttcccacacattttcatgcataaaatttcaattttttttacatgacttttcaaggacccaaaatatttttggatccaatattttttttttttacttaagtgctttttgaataaagtttattaaatTGAAGGCTGACACCCTCTGGCTGGTCGGTTGGTTTGTCGATATGCTCTTGGCTGACCAAATCCTCATGGTCGTACAATCGCTGATGTAACTTTCATAAGCAGCCGTGTGTCTGTTAAAGCTTGTTTTCCCAGCTGAAATGCTGGAGGCACAGAGTTTTTAAGCAGAGATGCTATAATATGGAATATCCACATGGGTAAAAACGTCAGCACAAGGTCGAGTATTTGCTCTCTCCCTTGCTCTGGATGAAGAGAGGGCTGAAGAGCGTACGGAGAGAGGACGGACCAGCCGGTCTATGTAGTCAGCAGTTTCAATttctccaccactgctgctgtttttcagtACTTGTACATTTAGGATGTAACAGTCAGTCTTTGTCCCACCCTTCCTCTACTGTGATTGTACAGCTGGGTAAATAGTGAAAGTGATGAGCACAGTGTTGTCCCCAAAGCTGAATAACTTTCAACTCTTTgcaaccagaaaaaaatgccaaaagtGCGACACActctgtaaataaatatataaaccaGTTATCCTTCTCACCTTCTTCCTCACAGCATCTTTAAAGTCATAGGGGAAGATACAGTCAACTGGTTTACTGACCACTGCAAAGAGAAGAAGGATATAACAGTTTGAAAACTTTCATTAAGATCCTTTCAGACTTTCACTCGTCAGCTGAGCTTTAAAAGTCTATTACACCTACGTGTTCCAAGGAAAACCTTCAATAACAGAGGTATAAATAGCTTACCACAAAAATGGGTCTGGTACGGAGGCTGAGGTGGAGCTTTATCCATATGGAACTGGTAGTGGACCAGTGCAGCCAGAGACACAATCTGCAGAAGAACAATTAGATCATCAGGTCCCTGCTCACAAAGTCTCTCAGCTTGAAAACTTTTTCCAACAATGTCTGCACAGCTGGTTGCTCAATCTATGTCCACAAAGCTGGTTGCTCAATCTATGTCCACAGCAATATTTGGAGTAGCTCTTCTAGATGTTAACTTAAGCAGAGCCCAAGTGgacactgtttctttttttccttacaTCTGTCGGTATATCTTTAATGAATTGCCAATAAAAATaccttgtttaaaaaatgtatctcAGTTTGTTGGAGCACATCATaaaatttaaagttaaaaaaaaaattcattgcGACCTCGTTGTGGTGTGTCTTGGGGTTCTGGATGGTCTTGAGGCTGATGGACATGACGGTGATGGGTGGAGGTGACAGGTCTTTGACCACAGTGACCAGGTCACTCCTCAGGGCCAGAGCCTCCACCTTACACCAGCTGACTGGCTGGCTGATCAGCTCTAACACAGACACAGGGGGCACAAGTGAGTATTCCAACAAGAGCCTCAATCAATCATTGGTATGAATACAAATCATGTTAAACTAAATGGACAAAGGGACGTCCTCCTTACGTGGTGTCTTGATATCCAGCCAGCAAGGCCCTCTTATCTTCCTGCTGAGAAGGAAGTGCTCCAGACTCGATGTGTTGGTTCCAAAAATGTGGGAAAATGTCGCCCCCTTAAGGTCTGATGGCAACGCAGGGAACTCAGCCtgcaaaaacaatatttaacaCATTGACAAATGGGTAATCACCAAAGGTCAACCACATTTCTGGATAACAGCTGGACAAGATGTATGTGTACACATCCACTCACAGAATATCTGACTTCCAGGTACTCGCTCTGAGTAGGAACATCAGGAATTTCAAAAGCGTAGCTCTTCTCCACTTtctgcagagagaaacacagaaacaggcaCCATGTGAAACTTACCACCTGCCAGAACCTGACATTCAAGCTATACAGTAATTACCAAATACCAAAGGTTGGCACTGACCTTGGATTTGAACTTCATGATCTTGAACTTCTCGGAAAGTTCGTTAAATTCCTGGTAGACATCCATCATTCCTACAGGAGTGTTGGACACCTCCCCGGTCTTTGTGTTCACtttctgtttatgaaaacagccaaacaattgaaaaaatatcaaaaaaaaaagtagaagtgatttcacacacaaagacattgTCCTATAGCTTTACAGCTTTTTTAAACTGGGAGAATGTACTTTATCCTGAATCTTAAGCCCTGTTCACATGGGCCTAGTTTTACCTGGGGACATCATGTGATTATGAAAATACACCCCCACATCTGTGTTTCCTTTCCATCATGCTATGTGTGCAACCCATCgaaggagatttaaaaagtagctcaTAAtggttagcagctaactcaaaagaaaagaaacagcgGCCGAAAATGTATGCTAATTTGGAAACAATGAGgtccgggagctccttaccctccgagcagaggactaGATCAGTCGCCGtaaaacagggacagtaaatgactgttattgtcatgttatgtcattgttattgtttctgAAGTGCTGCTGACACATGTTACATGTCATACTAGAGGCCAACACTGttatgttacatgtcacacccctaatgcctcttttgattccgtAATGcaggcatgctgtctaaaatcccacactggagcagcatggTACGCTAGTGtctggttctgtgtaaaaatgcaaaggcagcatgaaGGAAGGACTTCGTTGCGGCTCTATAGTGCGatatctgtgtaaaaagggctccTATTTCACTTGggtttactgacattatcctcGGGATATGTTGTCAAGGCTCTGCTTAACATCAACAAGGTCTGAATTTGCTCCCAAAATTCTGTCAAATTTTGAATGCATAGTTGCCAACACAGCGTCCCAAATCCTTGACCAGGAAAGAGgtagagagaaaacaaaacaccagaATATGACCCAAAATCATGAGACGCTGTTTTGCGTGGgactgatattattatatgacctctgtgtttggcaCAATATGGTACCTAATTCCCACAGAATTAAGACAACAGATGTCCTCCACAATTATTCCAAATTACTAGAGGTCCCCATTTTATTCTAGTCCAGTGGGAATTGGGCTTTATATGGCATGATTTACAAAAATGAAGTATAATCTTACTTGTTGAATTCCAgcaaatataataaaatgtcacaCTGATAGGCGTCTTGGAAAATTGACGCCAAACAAATCTCAAAATGAAACCCCACCTCTCATCACAGTATCAAatattagggctgcacaatatgaaaaaaaaaatcatattgcaattattttgacagatatcGTGATTGCGACATGAGTCATTTTAACTGAAAAAGAACTGAAAATGATGAATTTGTGCTGGCttctgtaccaaacaagcatgttccTTTATGACTGAAATATGATTTATAGGCCAGGTCATCTCTGCTGCACCACAATGCGTCATTTAAAATGGCaagttgtgacacattttacctttatcaaaaaaaaaacaaaaaaaactgtagtAGCAATTTGGAGACTTCACTTGGCCATGTTGCCATTTTGAGAACATTTTAATTAACTGTACAGCCCTGGTAATCATTGGGTTTTCCAAAAACGGTACAAAGGGGTAGCTGGTTGTTTCTTAAAACATGGTCATGACCTTGTTTCCATAATATACTGGCAGTAATGTAACAGAGTAGTTAACTTACATATTCGCGAGGCAGGATGTACATGGTCCTCTCAATGTTCCTGACACTGACACAGCAGCTGACGTGAGACTTTGCAGACTCAATCCACACTTTTCCAAACAGGTACACCACACCTAGGCCACAAGTGAGTCAAAATATCAGGATGTGTTCAACAAATCTGAACAGAATCCTGAGATTATGGAACTACATGATATAATATCCAATATATATTTCCTCTGGGTGTGAATATGCCTCACCTGGCTGGCTGTAGGGGTCTTCAAAGGCATCCAACCAATAGAAGCGGAAAACCTGCTCCCCGTCTGCACCCTCCACCAGAGGGAGTTTGCTCGAGTCAACCTGTATCTCTGCTGGAGCCTCGCTGGCTGCACCCTCCTCTTCTTGGCCCCACGAGCTTCCAATCCTGCTGGATCtagaaaaacacaaaggaaaaaatGTTGAGGTCTTGACATGTTAGCTTATTGTATGTAAAACACATCTATATTTCCTACTAAAGTAGAAGCAAACAACGCAGATAAAAGCCTTACAATAAGACGGGGTCCTGAGGCTCTGCTTTGGGCTCCACTTTAACTGCCACTGCTGCGGCTTTAGGCGAAGGCTCGGCATCATCTTTAAGTGCtggcttctcctcctcctcaaggCCAACCTCCATCGGCTCATCGAAGTCCACCCCATCAAACGCCAGAGCATCATTAACTGAGAAACACATTGTCATAAAAGGTTAGTGTATTCTTGCTGCTTGAagccagaaaacaaacaaaaaggtaGCAGAGCTGTATCTGTCTTTTTACCATTGTCTTCATCCATCTCCTCCACTTTTGCCTTCTGTTTCTCCACAGGAAGCGCAGGTGTGGAGGGAGTGAGGCGGGCTGATGGCCTTGGGGTCGGGTCAGAGGGTGGTGGCCTGATAACTTTGGCCTTTAACCCCGTAGCTGTGGGTGACTCCTAGTAGTAGAGGTGACACATAGTTAACAATTATTGAATTCACACTAGAATTTGGCCGGTGATGTAGTTTACAGACGCTTCCAGTCATATGATAGGTTAAACGATACCTTTGGCATCTGAGGTTTGATAGAAAAGGGATTCATGGGTGCGCCAAGAGACTTCTTTTTCTTCAGAGTGACCACCGGCGGAGGAGCCAGAGTTGTTGGTTTCTGGGACGATAGGGGTAGAGACAGATTTGAAAATCAGATATTAAAACATATCACATTAGGTACAGGCAAGGAAGAAGTGGAGAAGCTGgctatgacaaaaaaaagacaccgCCGCTGTGTAAAAAAATCTAGCCACCAAAACTATACTAACTGAGTGTCCCCTTCGACCAACATGACTTGCTCACTCATTACACATCAGCTACAGGCCTAAATATAAATGTGCAGGAACCACTTGGCTGTTTGTGGGAAACACCTGACTCCATACTGCTCCATACCTCAGAGTGCAGATCCTGTAAGATGTCTCCTAATAGGTCATCTTTGGACAGGTCGACATCTTTCTGCAGGAGACAAAATGACGCTCATGGTCAATGCAAAAGAAGGAAAGACTGTAGGACATCTCTCATGTCAAGTTAAGATCAACACATAGCAAAGTGAGGGACATTTGTAATAGAGGGAAGTCAGTGACGCCAGCAGACACACACCTCAGCAGGTCTCTTGACATTACTGTTCATGAAGAGGCTCTTGATGGTGTTGGGCTTTGCTACGACAGatttcttcacatttttctTAGAGTCTGCTCCTTTAGCACCACCTTTgcctgcaaacacaaacaaaaaaatcactgtgTACAAAACTATTTACTGTACATTACCTCGCACTCACAATACACGTAagttgttgtttaccttgtttGTTTTCAACGATATCATCATCCAAATCATCGTCAAAGATTTCTCTTCCATCCTCCACATATCCTGTTCCatctgagaggagaaaaggCAAAACACATGTTTACACTAGACCTCTGCATCACATATATTCCCACAGTGGATACAGGAGACTGTGACTCACCATCATCAATAATCCAGTCATCCTCTTGTCTTTCTCGTACCAACTTCGAGTACTGATGTTCGTCCACCTCCTCGTACACACTTGTCAGCTCCTCCACCTGGAAGACATGAACACTGGTTACAGGCTGTGAACAGCtacaaacaaattaaatttaatacttcTCAAGACAGTTTTTATAccaattaaaaagaaattaaagacaAAAGATGCATAGGAAATACACACCAAGAGTGAAAATATActttttcaaagtaaacacaTTGATGTCAGTTCAACAGTAAAGAAAATGACACAGATGATAACTCTGCGCTTACCACTCTGCAGGTgcagaaaaaataaactgacaAGCAGGCTTACTATCAAGGCCTTAATTTAATGATGCAGACTCATTGCTCAATCTAAATACAGAGAGGGAGAATATAGGGGCATTGCACGCTTACAGGTGCTGTGACGAAGTTGGAAATTCTCATGTTGAAGTGACTAAAAAACATCTCAGACCCCCCccagttcccaagccaagtccctatgggccaagctactgccgcccccaaaAGCTGCCATGACGCAGATTCGAACCAGGATTGCTGCGATCACAACACAGAGTACTAACCTCTATAATTACTGCAACTGCCTTTATTCCTGTCTTAATCAAAAAACCTTGCAACGACCACAGAATCACgaccacatcacaccagttttagcctctttacaTCAACTCCCTGTTTGTTTGAGGATggactttaaaatcttattaATGACTTTCAAGGCTCTTCATGGCTCCAGAAAACATTTCAGACCTGTTAGTCCCTTATGAACCTCTGTATAGTTTGAGAGCCTCAGGCAGAGGTCTGGAATGACCTGCTCGAGGACATAAGTCCCTCCTAAAAACATACTTCTATCAGAAAGCCTATCCTGactttatctgagctgtctgtTTTATATATATCTTATTGATGTTATTTCCCATTTATTATCTAGATTGTAGTTTTGTCCTTCctcattttatcttttactagatgacattttatgacatgttgtttgttttattctctttgcgttttaaatgtgtttcgttttattgtacagcactttgtagCTGTGTTTCCTCTAATGGTCCTCTGTTACTGTCACAATTTCATCACACACAACTATATATGGTTTTTCCAAACCTTTACTAataccatgacttttccagACCTGGAAAACATAACTGTGAAATTGAGCCAGCTCCTTTGACTGGGCAACAAGTTTCCTCCAGACACAGGACTGCTTGTTATATCGAAAGGCAAAGTCAGTTGAACTTTGGCAATGGATCCTAACAAGTACAAGGTGATGAAGCTCTGAGATTGCATGTGTCATTAAATGAGATAACACTGAACTGATGCACACTGAGTTGGATTTAATACAAACAATCACAGCCACATTGTGTGATGTCGACTGCTGTGCACCTGTGTACAAACAACACTTAAGCTTCTCACCTCATATTTGATCTTCTCCCCCTTCTTGGCCTTCTTAAGCTGGTCCAGAGCAGACTTCCTCCCCACCTTCTCCCTCTTCTCCCGTCTGGAGCGAGACCTCGCCAGACCAGCAGCATCACCTCCGTCATCTGAGCACAGGGACACATGGACGTGACGCAGAAGCAAGTATGGACATGACAGCTCGGTTTGGAGCGCCTTATCTCAACACAGACTCCACTAATATGGACAACACGGTTACTTTTGCGTTAAGAACACGAACTTTTTTCACTCATTTCTGTGACGGACACCAAAGTTGCAGTGGTGAGAGTCATGTCAGAGAATGACAAACGGCtgtagttagctaacattaacgttatctcaCACGACCGTTATGTCTGTTACCCTCTCTTAAACTTTAGCATCACTAGTTTCACATTGCAAACTGTTAGCTTAACTAACGTTAGTTCAGGCACTTCAAGAAACACTCAGTATTACTGGCCTAAGCGTGTCCCTTGTTGTAAATGGCAGtgtaagctagctaacatgtTAGCTAACTTCTTCGCTGCCCCTGCGCTAAGCTCAGCTAGCAAGCGGCGCGAGACCAAAACTCACCGGCGTCCGGGCCGTCCATGTCTTTCTCTGGGTTTGATACCGGAGCCATTTATCTTTATCTTCTCGCCGTTACCGTTTGCTCACCGACTCCTGCTAACCGCGTCAGAAACAAGTCAACACAACAACAGGGTAGTCCGCGCCAATTCGCCTTCCCGGGGAAAGTCATatgcaggaagtgacatcacgCCGCTGTCAGCCAATTGAAGGAAGCGCTATTTCCTCTCAGTCCGCGCGGGGGCAGTGTTCTTCAGCTGTCGTGTTGACTCCACATGAGCCAGACCACAAACAAGTACAGTGTTTGTACAGTGTCTGAGGCAGGTTTACACTAAGGGACTTTTAAATTTAGTACATTTATCTGTCAGAAATGGTTCATTACTCTGTAAATTCACATTGGAAAtactttttataatatttttatgaGCCATACTGTATACCTGGTTCTGCCATCGTACATATTTTGGATTTACGCCTTACTGTTATCGTAGATTTTATACATTTGTACTCTTTGTATTTGCACTTTTTCCACTTTGTAttgcaaaaaaagcaaaaaaaagatATGGTGCAGTCTTATCTCATCTTTTCTTACATGATACAATCAAAAATCATATGATGCTCAGTAATAAGACCACTTAGaacttaaaatgtatttatttgtgcaTCTACCTcagacataaaaaacacaactataAAAAAAGTGTCGATcctaaaaaaatgtaatctaaCAAAAAAGCAAAGGCACTCAAataaagtacacagtaaaagtacaaataaataaacccaAAGCAATTATGTACagcaaacaaatacagctcTTGTGTTGAGGGATCCTACACCGACTAATGTTTAAGGTATTTATGATATATCCTCACATCTTTTCTCACAGGTTTCCCTTTTATTGCAAATATTAATTTACAATAAAGGGAAACCCCATAGATAGCAGACTTATTAGACATATCCTCGTGAgaacttttgtttgttattcAGTTCTAATTTCTTCTAGCTATTTGGGACCAGTAGGACcggataagtataaaaaaaataaacattgtcaacgataataaagtcccagtgtccagtgtcttagcttgttactgttgctaaactTGGTAAAAATTTGTcgtcatatcaaactacaaacttaaattaatcttaaataaacaagtttaaagcataaaatgtgatcaggttttgtccacttttgtctCAGGATCAGCTGTCTGACTTGACAGacatggctgccatcttgtttttacatttattagtgtattgtgctcttataATCACTATatgacacaaaaaagtgtcctTGCAATGAAGCaaaatgaagtataaggtgcaggaaaccaaaaatgtgacgtccccatatgaggacacagggtcacGGGAGGATATAACACTGTGGTTTCAGCATTTTTTCCCTCTAAACATAACAATTGTATTGGCATACAGAGAGACATATGACAAAACTACTTTTTCCATCAGTATAATATTCTCATGGACAGGTCTATTGTCTAAGGTTACTGAGGTCATGGTGTTGGTATTTTCCAAGCAATATTATTACAACTCTGTTCTAAAATTAGCACCCTCAAATTATAGGATTAGGACAGTATTcgcccccttttttttaaaaaaaaaaaaaaagtgcctgtGTATCTCGGTGAAGCTCGTTTCCATGGCAACCAGGCGGGACTTTGTGGGGCACAATGGGTTCCTGTCCCATAATGGGGCCACAGAGACACTACAGTGAGTccaacaatgaaaaacaaagcgTGTTTTGTCCTTTATCCTCACAGCATATTTTGGGCTTTAATGCCATAAATCAGTGTGATTATTTTAAACCTGCTCCTATAACACTATAGTGGGTTTAAGTCCACTTTATCATATTAATGTGTAAAGTAGAATTGTTTAGGTGCTGGTTAATGTTTGTTGTGGTTGATCATTTTTGGTTCAATTTTTAATAGGTTACAAGTTGCATATTTCATCCATGAGTAAAGTCCTCCACTGCAGAACAATAGGACTTCATGAATGTATACACTAACAGCCGTATGGTGTCCTGTAAGGTCTGCTAAATGGACCGTAGCCCACAGTTGTCGCAGCTCATCAGCGCTGAGCAGCTGATCTGTCCTGTGGACAGACTGGACAGACGGGCTGCcgtccctctgctgctcctgcccACTGTGCTGGAGCAGAGGCTGCCTCACACCGAGCAGAAACTAGACAGGGAAGCAAGTGGAACATAAAGCTCTTACTTTACATAGGCtacttgtttggttttggacaGCATGGTGAAACAGCGACGCGTCAGAGCGCGTTCCTGCTGCGCAGCTGTTGCGCCTCTCTGTAGCAGAAGAGGAGCAGTAAAGGTAAGTGTGCATGCTGGGTTTAATTTCATTACATACTACATAGTTACTCTAGTCTGTATGCTGGTGGATAGTGGTGGCTATGGTATGCTGGTGGGTAAAGGGAAAAAAGTAAAGTAGTCTAGTGTGTGTATTCCGAGGCAAAGCTAATAAGACCTTGTTTTAATTctcatatttaatttaattaagtttttttttttttgtttattttattctactttttattttgttaccaAATAGCTAACACACTTTTGAATGGTGCTTCTGTTGCACTGCTCGCCAGACTGCTCACACATGGGTGTGACTGTGGTGGTTACAAGGAGGAGATATGCTATCTCTAACTGTATACAACACGAGACTATGTACATACCAGACACCCCATCGAGCTTTACAATAATCTGATAGTATAAGTGATATCATGGTTACCACTGAAATATTAAATTAGTTCTGCAAGACGCTGAATCTTGCATCCTCTTATAACCCTACTTCTTCCTTTGCAGGTCAAATTGttaatttataaaataaaaatgaggcTATATATTCTTCTTTTACGCTTCTCCATACTTCACATTTGATCTACTTTGATCCGGAGCCAGTGGATAAGTAGTGATACCCAGAATCATCTCACTGATGGTGCTATGGACCACTCCACCAATCCTCACTGCTCATACTGCCAGACTGCTGTAGCTGCTCTCTCATTGGTCCTTTCCTGGAGCGCTCTCCTCTTTTCCGTCGCCATGGCGAGAGCTCATCAGCTCTGTACACCAAGATCGTCTATTGATACAATGACTCACTCACGGACAGAATAATCCCGCATAGATAGGCTAAATAATGTCTTCTCTTCTCATGTGGCTCATTTCTGCCCAGAGGAGATGATATCCCTACAGTGCatggcggattatgagacaatgggcccctgggcacgagacacacacatacgttGTGGTggtttttgtagttgtttttgtttctttgcagtttctttgaatctctttgtagtctttttttgtgtcacactgtggttgttttgtatgtctttgttgtcgttttgcatctctttgtagttgttataCATCTCTttctggttttgtgtctctttgtggtcattttacgtcactttgtagttattttgtggttgtttttgtagttattttttgtctctttgcagttcctttgcatctcctTTTTTTGTGAGTGTGACTTTTTGCGTCGTTTTGAGTCTCTGTCATCCCCCCCTCCCCAATTTTATAGTAATTTGTGTCCCTTAGCAGTTAATTTggatttttgtgtcatttttacgtcacattgtggttgttttgcgtctctttgtagacATTATACGTCTTTTTaaggttttgtgtctctttgtggttgtttttgtagttattttttgtctctttgcagttcctttgcatgtcttttttgtgtgtgtttgtctctgtgtgttattTTGAGACTGTCGTCTCCCCCCTTTAAtagttattttctgtctcttagCGGTGCCTTTgaatctctttgttgtcattttgtgtctcttagcaGTTCCGTTCCGatc
This is a stretch of genomic DNA from Epinephelus fuscoguttatus linkage group LG21, E.fuscoguttatus.final_Chr_v1. It encodes these proteins:
- the pola1 gene encoding DNA polymerase alpha catalytic subunit codes for the protein MAPVSNPEKDMDGPDADDGGDAAGLARSRSRREKREKVGRKSALDQLKKAKKGEKIKYEVEELTSVYEEVDEHQYSKLVRERQEDDWIIDDDGTGYVEDGREIFDDDLDDDIVENKQGKGGAKGADSKKNVKKSVVAKPNTIKSLFMNSNVKRPAEKDVDLSKDDLLGDILQDLHSEKPTTLAPPPVVTLKKKKSLGAPMNPFSIKPQMPKESPTATGLKAKVIRPPPSDPTPRPSARLTPSTPALPVEKQKAKVEEMDEDNVNDALAFDGVDFDEPMEVGLEEEEKPALKDDAEPSPKAAAVAVKVEPKAEPQDPVLLSSRIGSSWGQEEEGAASEAPAEIQVDSSKLPLVEGADGEQVFRFYWLDAFEDPYSQPGVVYLFGKVWIESAKSHVSCCVSVRNIERTMYILPREYKVNTKTGEVSNTPVGMMDVYQEFNELSEKFKIMKFKSKKVEKSYAFEIPDVPTQSEYLEVRYSAEFPALPSDLKGATFSHIFGTNTSSLEHFLLSRKIRGPCWLDIKTPQLISQPVSWCKVEALALRSDLVTVVKDLSPPPITVMSISLKTIQNPKTHHNEIVSLAALVHYQFHMDKAPPQPPYQTHFCVVSKPVDCIFPYDFKDAVRKKNGKVEIAATERTLLGFFLAKLHKIDPDVLVGHDIFGFDLEVILQRINVCKVPHWSKMGRLRRANMPKLGGRSAFAEKSATCGRLVCDVEISAKELIRCKSYHLTELAAQVLKMERVTVPQENIRNLYNDSHDLLYLLELTWTDAKLILQMMCELNVLPLALQITNIAGNVMSRTLMGGRSERNEFLLLHAFHDKNYIVPDKPSFKKAQMEMVEGEEDVDTGKGKRKKKAAYAGGLVLDPKVGFYDKFVLLLDFNSLYPSIIQEFNICFTTVQREAHNTQKKKKDEEDDPEEIPEIPDSDLDMGILPKEIRKLVERRKQVKQLMKQQDINPDLYLQYDIRQKALKLTANSMYGCLGFSYSRFYAKPLAALVTHKGREILMHTKDMVQKMNLEVIYGDTDSIMINTNSKSLEEVFKLGNKVKAEVNKLYKLLEIDIDGVFKSLLLLKKKKYAALVVENHGEGRYSVKQELKGLDIVRRDWCDLAKECGNYVIGQILSDQSRDVIVENIQKHLVELGEKVAAGTISLNQYEIHKALTKDPQDYPDKKSLPHVHVALWINSQGGRRVKAGDTVSYIICKDGSTLAASQRAYALEQLQKQEGLSLDTQYYLAQQVHPVVSRICDPIEGIDGVLIATWLGLDPSQFRAHQQYQREEEADGTLGAPVQLTDEERYKDCERFTFTCPQCGTDNIYDSVFEGAGSKLEPSLLRCCHIPCGSRPIDYQVNISNKLLLDIRRHIKKYYSGWLVCEDQACQNRTRRLPIAFTRHGPICPACSRATLRPEYSEKALYNQICFYRFIFDWEHAVAKVLQGDEKNHQKHWYKEKEVYRRLKEVPDKALATSGYSEINLAKLFQAFSSLK